Proteins encoded together in one Falco biarmicus isolate bFalBia1 chromosome 4, bFalBia1.pri, whole genome shotgun sequence window:
- the LOC130147862 gene encoding uncharacterized protein LOC130147862 isoform X1 codes for MSNERPVNPDTSTLTEGLKRKRGRPKKQPQEEALGPLPVKKPRGRPKGSKKVTAVSGQMVGPSAGKRPRGRPRKWASLEKTVPGPAKLLVLGDLLSNILAAAQYWIQNTGAEEGFLSSKVWKILINRFGEGMKSVGNLQISLEVCF; via the exons ATGAGCAACGAGAGGCCAGTGAACCCCGACACATCTACACTGACTGAAGGCCTGAAGAGAAAGAGGGGAAGACCAAAGAAGCAGCCACAG GAGGAAGCTCTGGGACCATTGCCAGTGAAGAAACCACGAGGAAGGCcaaaaggaagcaagaaagtGACTGCTGTATCTGGACAAATG GTAGGACCTTCTGCTGGGAAGAGGCCAAGAGGGAGGCCCCGCAAGTGG GCATCACTGGAAAAGACGGTTCCAGGCCCGGCAAAACTACTGGTCTTAGGAGATCTCTTGAGTAACATCCTTGCTGCAGCTCAGTA TTGGATTCAAAACACAGGAGCTGAAGAAGGTTTCTTATCTAGCAAAGTTTGGAAGATTCTCATAAACCGTTTTGGTGAAGGCATGAAGAGCGTTGGCAACTTGCAAATTAGCCttgaagtttgtttttaa
- the LOC130147862 gene encoding high mobility group protein HMGI-C-like isoform X3: MSNERPVNPDTSTLTEGLKRKRGRPKKQPQEEALGPLPVKKPRGRPKGSKKVTAVSGQMVGPSAGKRPRGRPRKWASLEKTVPGPAKLLVLGDLLSNILAAAQ; the protein is encoded by the exons ATGAGCAACGAGAGGCCAGTGAACCCCGACACATCTACACTGACTGAAGGCCTGAAGAGAAAGAGGGGAAGACCAAAGAAGCAGCCACAG GAGGAAGCTCTGGGACCATTGCCAGTGAAGAAACCACGAGGAAGGCcaaaaggaagcaagaaagtGACTGCTGTATCTGGACAAATG GTAGGACCTTCTGCTGGGAAGAGGCCAAGAGGGAGGCCCCGCAAGTGG GCATCACTGGAAAAGACGGTTCCAGGCCCGGCAAAACTACTGGTCTTAGGAGATCTCTTGAGTAACATCCTTGCTGCAGCTCAGTAG
- the LOC130147862 gene encoding high mobility group protein HMGI-C-like isoform X2, translated as MSNERPVNPDTSTLTEGLKRKRGRPKKQPQEEALGPLPVKKPRGRPKGSKKVTAVSGQMVGPSAGKRPRGRPRKWPQLVVQEGVSQEGNRQGSSDLNSNLAPATQGITGKDGSRPGKTTGLRRSLE; from the exons ATGAGCAACGAGAGGCCAGTGAACCCCGACACATCTACACTGACTGAAGGCCTGAAGAGAAAGAGGGGAAGACCAAAGAAGCAGCCACAG GAGGAAGCTCTGGGACCATTGCCAGTGAAGAAACCACGAGGAAGGCcaaaaggaagcaagaaagtGACTGCTGTATCTGGACAAATG GTAGGACCTTCTGCTGGGAAGAGGCCAAGAGGGAGGCCCCGCAAGTGG CCTCAACTAGTGGTCCAAGAAGGAGTGTCTCAGGAAGGAAATCGTCAGGGAAGCAGTGACTTGAATTCGAACTTGGCGCCAGCCACACAAG GCATCACTGGAAAAGACGGTTCCAGGCCCGGCAAAACTACTGGTCTTAGGAGATCTCTTGAGTAA